A segment of the Streptomyces sp. L2 genome:
CCGGACCTCGCCGTCGAGCCGGGGTTCGAGAACGTCGACGGCGGTGCACCACCCGGAGAGCCCCTCCGCGGTGGCCACCGCCGGCCAGACGTCTTCCATGGACCTCGGGACCCGCACCAGGAAGTGGAGTATGTGCGCGTTCCCGTGGGTCCGGCTGGTGCCCTGTGCGATGGAACCGCTCATGACACCAGTGTCCCCGACGGGCGGCTCAGACGCCCGCGTACGAGTGCTTGCCGGTCACGAAGATGTTGACGCCGTAGTAGTTGAACAGCCAGCAGGCGAAGGCGAGCATCGCCAGGTAGGCGGCCTTGCGGCCCTTCCAGCCGGCCGTGGCGCGCGCGTGCAGGTAGCAGGCGTAGCCGATCCAGGTGATGAAGGACCAGGTCTCCTTGGGGTCCCAGTTCCAGTAGCGGCCCCAGGCGTCGCCCGCCCAGATCGCGCCCGCGATGATCGTGAACGTCCACAGCGGGAAGACGGCCGCGTTGACGCGGTACGCGAACTTGTCGAGCGACGCGGAGGCGGGCAGGCGCTCCAGGACCGAGGTGGCGAAGGCGCCGGGCTTGCCGCCGGTCTGCAGCTTGTTCTCGTACGAGTCCTTGAACAGGTACAGGATGGTGGCGACCGCGCCGACGTAGAACACGGCGCCGCAGAAGATCGCGGTCGAGACGTGGATGTAGAGCCAGTACGAGTGCAGGGCCGGGACCAGCTGGTCGCTCGCGGTGTACAGCACGGTGACGGCGAGGCCGAGGTCCAGCAGGACCGTGGTGACCAGGAACAGGCCGAGCCAGCGCACGTTCTTCCTCAGGGCCAGCAGCCCCAGGTAGACGGCGACGGCGACCGTGGAGAACGTGATGTTGAACTCGTACATGTTGCCCCACGGCGCCCGCTGCACGGAGGCCGCGCGGGCGACGACGCCCGACAGCTCCACGAGGAAGGCGAGCACGGTGAGGGAGATCGCGATCCGGCCGTACAGGTCGCCCTGCTCGTCGCCGCCGTGCGCGCCGGGGCCGTCCGGCACGTCCCGCGCGCCGGACTGGGACCGCACGACGACCTTCGGCCGCTCCAGTACGGCGGTCCCGCCGGCCTTCCGCGCGGTGACCGCGGGCCCGGCCGCCTTGCGCTCCTCCTCGCCGGCGGTCAGCGCGGCGGCCGTACGGCCCACCTTGCTGCGGCTGCCGAACAGCCACTCGGCGATGTAGGCGAAGAAGGCCAGCGTGTAGACGGCCATGGACGAGTAGATCAGCGTGTTGCTGATGCTCGCCAGGTGTTCGTTGGTGGCAACGGCGAGTGTCACCTCAGCACTCCTTCGGGTGAATATCCCGGCGACTGACGGTCGGGCGGTGAGGTCTGCGGGAAGCTTGCGTTCGTGTTACCGGGCTGGTTTCAACCCGGCTGGTGTTGATCGTGGAAGACCTGGAGGGCCAATGGTCCGCCGGGCGGCGAGAGCCAGGAATCTCCCTGAGTCCGCGAGGGAGAGGATTCAATGCTCAGCCCCTTCGGCAACAACTGCTGCGGCGTCGGTATCGGAGTCGGATACAGCATCCGGCTCCGCCTCCGGCTCATCGGGTGCCAGTTCCGGGTCGTACAGGGTGCCGGCGAGGTCGCCCAGTTCCTCGGGGACCTTCGCGGACTCGCTGCGGCCGAGGCCGGCCATCTCGACGACCGTGACGCCGTCGGCACCGCGCACGGCCCGCACCCAGACGCGGCGGCGCTGGATGAACAGCGACCCGGCGAGACCGAAGATCGCGGCCAGCGCGCCGCCGAGGGCCCAGCCGCTGCCGGGCTCCTGGACGATCTCGAACCCGGCCCACTCCTTGATCTCCTTGTCGAAGGTCAGGGAGCCGGCGCCGTTCGGGAGCTTCATGGTGTCGCCGGGCTGGAGCAGCTTCTTCAGCAGCTTGCCCTTGCTGTCCTTGAACTCCTTCATGTCCGTCTTGTCGAGCTGGTACACGCTCTGCGGGACACCGGCGTTCACGCTGCCCAGGTCACCGTGGTACGCGTTCACCGCGAGCAGCGGGTTCAGCAGCGAGGGGAACGCCGAGAGCATCGTGCCGCTCTTGGGGTCGAAGGTCGGCACGAAGAACGCCTGGAAGCCGAGCTGCTCCTTCTTCCCCTGCGGGTTGCGGTAGCCGTCCAGCACCTTGATGACGCCGTTGGAGGTGACGTTGCCGTCGAGCGGCAGCAGCGGTACGGCGTCGTGGTAGACGACCTTGCCCTTGCCGTCCCGGACGGTGATCACGGGCGCGTAGCCGTGGCTGACGAGGTAGACCTTGGAGTCGTCGATGTGCAGCGGCTGGTTGACCTTGACGGTCGTCGACTGCTCCTTGCCGTCCGCGCCCTTGCTGTAGGTGATCCTCGCCTCGTAGGTGCGCGGGGTGCCGCGGTTGGGGCCGGTCAGCTCGTAGGTGCCCTTGAAGTCCTTCAGGTCGAAGCTGAACGGCACCAGGTCGTCGCCCTTGAACAGGCTGCCGGAGCGGAAGTCGTCGTACATCGGGATCGCGTTGGCGAAGCCGTCGCCCTCGACGACCAGCTTGGTGCCGTCCGACTTGTACAGCTGGCCGGAGGCGAAGGCGACCAGCAGCACGATCAGCGCGATGTGGAAGATCAGGTTGCCCAGCTCACGCACGTAGCCCTTCTCGGCGGCCACCGCGTCGCCGGTGACGTGGGCCCGGAAGCGGCGCCGCTTGAGCAGGGCGAGCGCGGCCTCGCGCACCTGCTCGGGGTCGGCGGTGGTGCGCCAGGTGGTGTAGGCGGGCAGCCGGTTCAGCCGCTTGGGCGCGGCCGGCGGGCGACCGCGGAGCTGGCCGACGAACTGCCAGGTGCGCGGGATGATGCAGCCGATGAGGGAGACGAACAGCAGGATGTAGACGGCGGAGAACCACACCGAGCTGTAGACGTGGAACAGGCCGAGCTTGTCGTAGACCGGCGAGAGCGTCTTGTGCGCCTTGCGGAAGTCGTCGACCTTGTTGATGTCGGCGCCGGTCTGCGGGATCAGGGAGCCGGGGATCGCGCCGAGGGAGAGCAGCAGGAGCAGCAGCAGCGCGACCCGCATGGAGGTCAGCTGCCGCCAGAACCAGCGGGCCCAGCCGAGGACGCCAAGACCGACCGTGCCGGGGGCGTCCTCCCGCGGGGCGGTGGACAGCTGGGAGCCGGCCGCGCCGAGGTCCTCGCCGTCCTGGCCGGTGTCGGGGCCCTTGCCGGCGCCGGTGTCCGTGTCGGTGGTGCTCATCGTGTCAGATCCCCACAGTGAAGCCGTCGGACCACGTCTGCATCTCATGTACCAGGCGGTCCCAGGCCCCGGTCAGCAGCAGCACACCGGTCACGATCATCATCGTGCCGCCGATGCGCATCACCCAGACATAGTGGCGCTTGACCCAGGCGAAGGCGCCCAGGGCCTTGCGGAAGGCGACGGCCGCGAGCACGAACGGCAGGCCGAGCCCCAGGCAGTACGCGATCATCAGCACGGCGCCGCGCCCGGCGCTGGACTGGTTCATGGCCAGGAAGTTCACCGAGCCGAGGGTGGGGCCGATGCAGGGCGTCCAGCCGATGCCGAACAGGGCGCCCAGTATCGGCGCGCCGGCCAGGCCGGCGGCGGGCCGCTTGTGGAAGCGGAACTCGCGCTGGGTGAACCAGGGCATCAGGCCCATGAAGAAGACGCCCATGGCGATCATGAGCACGCCGAGCACCTTCGACAGGGTGTCCTTGTGCTCCTGGAGGTTCGCGCCGAAGTAGCCGAACAGGGCTCCGCCGGAGATGAACACGGCGCTGAAGCCCAGCACGAACAGGGCGGCACCGGTGACCATCCGGCCGCGCCGGGCCTCGCCCAGGTCGCTGCCGGCGACCCCGGTGACGTAGGAGAGGTAGCCGGGGACGAGGGGCAGGACGCAGGGGGAGAAGAAGGAGACGAGCCCGCCGAGCAGGGCGACCGGCAGGGCGATCAGCAGGGCGCCGTGCAGCACGGTCTCGTTCTGCGCGGCCACCGTCACGAGTGCGCTCACGTCACTTCTCCGCCAGGACCGGTTTGATCATCTCGGTCAGGGAGGTCTCGTCGAGCTGCTCCAGCGCCCGCGCGGCGACCTTCCCGTGCCGGTCGAGGATGAGGGTGGAGGGGATCAGCTGCGGGTTGAGCGTGCCCTTCCTGAACCGGAGCATCAGCTTGCCGGTCGGGTCGTACAGGCTCGGGTAGGTGATCCCGGCGTCCTTCTCGAAGGAGACGGCCGAGGTGACGTTGGTGTCGCGGGTGTTGACGCCGACGAACTGCACGCCCTTGTCCGCGTATTCCTTGGAGACCTTGGCGAAGTACTTGGCCTCGGCCCGGCAGGGGCCGCACCAGGAACCCCAGAAGTTGAGGACGACGACCTTGCCCCGGTAGTCGCCGACGGCGAGGGTCTTGCCGTCGATGGTCTTGCCGGACAGGTCCGGAGCCGCGCCCCGCTTGCCCTGCGGGACGGTGGAGACGCCGTGGTCGCCGGTGACGAAGTTGGTGTCGCCCCCGCCGCCCGAGATACCGCCCGAGCCGCACGCGGACAGGGTCAGGGCCGCGACGGCGGCCACGGCACCGATCAGGGAGGCACGGCTACGGGTACTCATGTGAAAAGTTTCGCATGCCTGTTCCGGGGATCTTTCGCGCCCCCCTGCCGGGAGGAAACCCGCATTTCAGGGCGTATTTACACCGGACATTTCAGGCGCCCGTCAGGAAGGACTTCCAGCCCCCGGCCGGCGCCTGGCCCACAGGCAGGGTACGCAGCTTGGCGAGGATCTCCGGCTTCTGCACGTCCATCCAGTCCACGAACTGCCGGAAGGAGACCAGCCGTACGTCCGCGCCCTTCCCCTTCTCGCGCGCGATGTGCTTGAAGGCCTCCTCGACGGAGTCCATGTAGATCCCGCCGTTCCACTGCTCGAAGTGGTTGCCGATGAAGAAGGGTGCCCGGTTTGTCGTATATGCACGCTCGAAGCCCGCGATGTACGACTGCGCCGACTGCTTGCGCCAGGCCGGGTAGTTGGCGGGCGGGGCCTTGGTCGAGTTGACCGACTGGTTGGCGAGCATGTTGTAGTCCATGGACAGCACCTCGAAGGAGTGTCCGGGGAAAGGAATCTGCTGCAACGGCAGGTTCCAGAGCCCCGTCTTCCTCGCCGGCCACACCTGGAGGCCGCCCGGCGAGGAGGCGTCGTAGCGCCAGCCCAGCTCACGCGCGGTGGGCAGCAGGTTGTCCTGGCCGAGCAGACAGGGCGTACGGCCGCCGACCAGCTCCTTGTCGTAGTCGAACGGCAGGGACGGCAGATCGGTCCAGCCGGTGTTGGTCCGCCACTGCTTGACGAAGCCCTTGGCCTGCTCGATCTCGCTCTTCCACTGCTGCGGGGTCCAGTTGCCGACGGTGCCGTGACCGGAGCAGAAGTGCCCGTTGAAGTGGGTGCCGATCTCGTGCCCCTCCAGCCAGGCCCGGTGCACGTTGGCCAGCGTGGCCTTGATGTGCGCGTCGGTGAGGTAGCCGATGTCGGAGGCACCGCGCGGGTTGTTCGGCGGGTTGTAGAGCCGCTTCTTCGACTCGGGCAGCAGATACAGCCCCGAGAGGAAGAAGGTCATGCTGGCCCCGTGCTGCTTGGCCAGGTCCAAAAAGCGCGGGAAGAGGCCGTTGCCGACCTCGCCGGCCCCGTCCCAGGAGAAGATCACGAACTGCGGCGGAGTCTGCCCCGGCTCCAGCGGCTCGGGCTTGGCCGGCTGGTGCGGCTGCTTGCCGGTGAAGGAGGTCGAGCCGTCGCCGATGGGCTTGGCGGGCCGCTCGCCGCCGTCCTTCCCGCCGCCCTTGCCGTCCGCTCCCCCGGAGCCGTGGCCGGAACCGGCGGCGCCCCCACCGCCGTCCGAAGAGGTGGACGACCCGCAGCCGGTGAGTGAGGCGGCGGCCGCCGCCCCCGCGCCGAGGGCGAGCGCGCCCCTGCGGGAGTAGGTCCGGGACGTTGTGCGCATGGAGATCCCCGATTCGTCACGCCTGCTTGGTGGTCACCCACTGAGAGGGCGTGACGATCGGGGAGGTTCCGCATACTTGTATGAATTTAGTGATGGATCCGGCGGATCCGGCGAAACTGATCCAACTGCTCCGGCTGCTCCAACTGCTCCGACTGCTCCGACTGATCTGACAGGTCCCAGAAGACCGTCAGGCCCCGAACGCCTTCCCCTGGGCCGTCCCCTTCCCCTTCTGCGGCTTGGCGCCGGCCCGGAGATGGACGGGTACGAGGTCGATGGCCGGCTCGGCGTAGCCGACGGAGACGATCCTGTCCCCCTGATATGTGAAAGTCGTCAGGGAGGCGAGCGTGCACTGCCGCTTGCGCGGGTCGTGCCACAGCCGCCGCTTCTCGACGTAGCTCCGCACGATCCAGATCGGCAGCTGGTGGCTGACCACCACCGCCTCGTGCCCGCGCGCCTTGTCCTTGGCCGCGTCCAGCGCGCCCATCATCCGCACGACCTGGTCGACGTACGGCTCGCCCCAGGACGGCTTGAACGGGTTGACCAGGTGCTTCCAGTTGTCCGGATTGCGCAGCGCGCCGTCGCCGACGCCGAAGGTCTTGCCCTGGAAGACGTTGTCGGCCTCGATGAGCCGCGCGTCGGTGTCCAGGTCCAGGCCGTGCGCCTTGGCGATCGGGGTGGCCGTCTCCTGCGCCCGCTCCAGCGGGGAGGCGACGACGTACGTCACGTCGCGCGGGGCGAGGTGCTCGGCGACCCGGTCGGCCATCTCCCGGCCCAGCTCGGACAGGTGGTAGCCGGGCAGCCGCCCGTACAGGATCCCGTCCGGGTTGGCGACCTCACCGTGCCG
Coding sequences within it:
- the ccsB gene encoding c-type cytochrome biogenesis protein CcsB — translated: MTLAVATNEHLASISNTLIYSSMAVYTLAFFAYIAEWLFGSRSKVGRTAAALTAGEEERKAAGPAVTARKAGGTAVLERPKVVVRSQSGARDVPDGPGAHGGDEQGDLYGRIAISLTVLAFLVELSGVVARAASVQRAPWGNMYEFNITFSTVAVAVYLGLLALRKNVRWLGLFLVTTVLLDLGLAVTVLYTASDQLVPALHSYWLYIHVSTAIFCGAVFYVGAVATILYLFKDSYENKLQTGGKPGAFATSVLERLPASASLDKFAYRVNAAVFPLWTFTIIAGAIWAGDAWGRYWNWDPKETWSFITWIGYACYLHARATAGWKGRKAAYLAMLAFACWLFNYYGVNIFVTGKHSYAGV
- a CDS encoding cytochrome c biogenesis protein ResB gives rise to the protein MSTTDTDTGAGKGPDTGQDGEDLGAAGSQLSTAPREDAPGTVGLGVLGWARWFWRQLTSMRVALLLLLLLSLGAIPGSLIPQTGADINKVDDFRKAHKTLSPVYDKLGLFHVYSSVWFSAVYILLFVSLIGCIIPRTWQFVGQLRGRPPAAPKRLNRLPAYTTWRTTADPEQVREAALALLKRRRFRAHVTGDAVAAEKGYVRELGNLIFHIALIVLLVAFASGQLYKSDGTKLVVEGDGFANAIPMYDDFRSGSLFKGDDLVPFSFDLKDFKGTYELTGPNRGTPRTYEARITYSKGADGKEQSTTVKVNQPLHIDDSKVYLVSHGYAPVITVRDGKGKVVYHDAVPLLPLDGNVTSNGVIKVLDGYRNPQGKKEQLGFQAFFVPTFDPKSGTMLSAFPSLLNPLLAVNAYHGDLGSVNAGVPQSVYQLDKTDMKEFKDSKGKLLKKLLQPGDTMKLPNGAGSLTFDKEIKEWAGFEIVQEPGSGWALGGALAAIFGLAGSLFIQRRRVWVRAVRGADGVTVVEMAGLGRSESAKVPEELGDLAGTLYDPELAPDEPEAEPDAVSDSDTDAAAVVAEGAEH
- a CDS encoding cytochrome c biogenesis protein CcdA; translation: MSALVTVAAQNETVLHGALLIALPVALLGGLVSFFSPCVLPLVPGYLSYVTGVAGSDLGEARRGRMVTGAALFVLGFSAVFISGGALFGYFGANLQEHKDTLSKVLGVLMIAMGVFFMGLMPWFTQREFRFHKRPAAGLAGAPILGALFGIGWTPCIGPTLGSVNFLAMNQSSAGRGAVLMIAYCLGLGLPFVLAAVAFRKALGAFAWVKRHYVWVMRIGGTMMIVTGVLLLTGAWDRLVHEMQTWSDGFTVGI
- a CDS encoding TlpA disulfide reductase family protein → MSTRSRASLIGAVAAVAALTLSACGSGGISGGGGDTNFVTGDHGVSTVPQGKRGAAPDLSGKTIDGKTLAVGDYRGKVVVLNFWGSWCGPCRAEAKYFAKVSKEYADKGVQFVGVNTRDTNVTSAVSFEKDAGITYPSLYDPTGKLMLRFRKGTLNPQLIPSTLILDRHGKVAARALEQLDETSLTEMIKPVLAEK
- a CDS encoding histidine phosphatase family protein — translated: MRHGEVANPDGILYGRLPGYHLSELGREMADRVAEHLAPRDVTYVVASPLERAQETATPIAKAHGLDLDTDARLIEADNVFQGKTFGVGDGALRNPDNWKHLVNPFKPSWGEPYVDQVVRMMGALDAAKDKARGHEAVVVSHQLPIWIVRSYVEKRRLWHDPRKRQCTLASLTTFTYQGDRIVSVGYAEPAIDLVPVHLRAGAKPQKGKGTAQGKAFGA